In Mustela lutreola isolate mMusLut2 chromosome 4, mMusLut2.pri, whole genome shotgun sequence, the genomic stretch GTGCTGGGTGTGGAGGTACTTTGGGCCAGAAGGAGGCCTGAGTGAAAGGAGACTCACATCGAGCCCTCGCTTTGTGTCAGGCATTCCGAACAGAGTGGCTCATGGGATCCTAACGATGCTGGGAGAGTGGTGAGCCCCTGTTCTGCAGGTGAGCAAACAGGTTCAGAGGGCGACGCCCCCGGTCACAGAGCTGGAACTGGAGCTGGAGCTTGCGGTCTGTCAAATTCTAGGACCGTGCTTACTCTACCCTAGAACTAAGAATTCTTCTCTCAAAGCCTAGAAGCAGGTGCGGGGCGGCTGGCCTGGCTAGAAAGAGCAGCCCCTCCCTGTGGAAGGGCCCTTGGCTCAGTTCAGGCATCAAGGGGGAAATCTGCCATCAGAGGCCACTGGGGCCCAGAATCTGGTCCTAGCTCCCTACCAGTTGGCTTCCTGTCCCTTCCCTATTCTGAGCCTCAAGGAGAATGCCCCCAAGCTTCCTTCCTGCAATCAACAGCCAGAGTCCAAAATACCCATTTCTCAAACCCCGCTGCACCCAGGGCCGCGCCTAGGGCTTCCGCCAGTGGCCGTAATGAGAGGTTCCAGAAGAGCAGCCAGCTCAGTGCGGACACATTCATTTGGAAAATCACCACCCAGCTCGGAAACAAGTTTCTCAAGTGGCGGCGAGCGGCTCCTCCCCACCTTGGTCCAGGTGCCACAGGGCAGAGCAGCTCAGAAACCCAGAAGAGCCAGAAGCCACAGCAGGAAATCCAGCCCCCGCCACCCTTTGTGTGGTGCCCTGGAAGCACGGTTTCTGGCTTTCCAAAGTGACCTGGTGAGCTTGCAAAGGACAGCTTCACCTCCAGGAAAATGCATTTCAATTACTGAACACAAAAGCTTCCGAACATCAAGGCTATGTTTTAAAAGGCCCTTTGACTTTTATATGTGATGGCTCACAATGACTAGAGCTGTCATAACACTATAAATCCACGTCATCGGTAGAGGCTTTAGCTCCTATGGACCTCTGAATCCTGTAACAAGCTCCTTTTGAGCCCAGCAAGGTTATACAAGACGGACGTGTAGCTGCAGACAGGCCAAACCGCCGGAAATGACCCTTCCCCAGTGGCAGCCCCCCTCTTTCTGCGGGGGCTCTCACTATTTCATTTAGGGACCATGGCTGTGTCTTCCCTTTGCTTAATTGCCAGGATgcttataaatacatacatttgaaATTAGAAAGGTACCATTTTTATTATACACCGACCATATGCCAGGCACCATAGCGGATGCTTTGGAAACATTCCAAGCGTACCCTAATTCCAACCCTAATACagagtgtttttggttttttggggggttttcccattttacagttatGAAGCCGTTCATCCAAGGCTGCTGAGCCAGTAAGATACTGGTGGGGTATGAACGGGTCTGTCTTACTCTACTGTCTCCTGGTTGGGGAGAATTTTGCTCCAAgtcatgggggtgcctgagcTCTGCTGGGCTCTGCCACAGCCCAACACTTctcaaaaagaagtttaaaataatCTAAACTAAGTAATACAAATGCAAACCCAGAAGGATCTTGGTGGAGAGGGGGATCTGTTGTCCTGGTTTTATCTACTAAGAGACCTATGCTTGaatccttccccccaacccctttccTTAATTTACTCAGCTGTGACCATCCTCGAAACCTTATTCTTAAACTCGAAAACACGGTGTCACAGCTGGTAATTTtagaaggaggagaggagagagggaagaagtggAGAGCGAGCGTGGGAGGAAGGTTAAGGATGACTCTAGCGCGGCTCTCAGGCCCGGCGGGGACTTCCTCGGCACAACACCCCGcacctccctctgttctctccctctcctgacctCCTCCAACTTTTCAAGCCAGCTGTCCTTCATGGTTTAGCTTAGGTCTGCACTAGGACCCCAAGTATCTGGAAATAATTTAGTCCTCTCAAAATGCACTACGCATTGGAAAGGATAGCTTTCCAACCATCTccccaaatggaaaagaaaaagaccactGTAAACAAATATTCAGCAAAAGCAAGCTTGCGGATATCCAAGACAGGTCCGGCACTACAGCCCTCACCATCCATGGTGTGGCATCAGAATATTCAAGTCTAGATTTTCCATTCACAAGGAAGAGAGTCATATATGTACAAAGTTGAAATCTACTCAAGTACTTTCTGTAGaacaatctaaaaataaattgagGCCGCCTGCAGGCCCCCGGCTCTTCCAGAGGCAGAGACCACACAGTGGTAGAAATCAACACCTGCTTCCCAGAACTGGGCGCGCATATACCCGTCAGGTGTGGGGGACGACAAAGCCACAGGATACCCAGAGCGTATCCACCAGAAGTGCCAAGTGGGCTTCAAAATTGGGGAAATAAAGCAGTAAACGTACTTGTGCTCCTAAACATCTTACATGTATATGAGATTGGGTTCTCATACTATCCTGTCACCGAGGTAGAAAAGAGACATTTCTAAGATACTGAACCTGATCCATGGTATCAGCTCTATTCAGGTCAACAGAATCTTCAAAattcaataaattcaacaaatgcACGTCACCTGATAACCAAGAAGAGACTAGaaactttggttttggtttgttttgctctTCCTGGGGCAACTCCATACAATATAGTATGGTACGCAACGAAAGATATTCATAAGGTTTTATAATAAAACACCATCTCACAAACTTCCAATTGAAGCAAATCACTGTGAGCTACCCAGGAGGGGTAAGAAAGAATTCACTCCCCTCAGTCATTAAGATATTTTCCCAGACGAAGAATTCAGCACGAGGAAAGGAAGCAGCCGGGTTGGAACCTTGCCTCGAGGAGAACAGTCTCCACAGGAGGGGACATGGCGGCCATTCAGGTCACAGCACGAGAACAGGCCACACCACAGAAAGGTACCGGGGAACAGCCAGTCAGCTCTAGAATGTGCCAGAATTGTGCTGGAACCGATGATCTCAGCCCTCGCAGCAATCCCATGAAGCAGGGACAGTTGTcctccccattctacagatgggaaaactgaggttaCAGATGTAATTAACGGGCAGAGCTGTGGTGTGAATCTGGGGCCCCTGCTTTGAAATTTATCCCCACCCAGCTCTTGGCAGCGTCTACCCGTTGTGTGGCCTCTTAACTGACCCCAGGCCACTGCTGAATTTCACCTTCACAGACAACACCTGCTCTTCCCCAGGATGTGTGCCCCCTGGCCTGGGCTGAACTCTCTCTGAGGCCCGCCCAGGTCCACTACACAGCTCCCTTGTGGCCGAAGGATTCACCAGAGGGCCTAAGCCTCCTCCCTGCAAGGCCAGAAGTGTTTCCAACGTTTATGTTTAACTTGTAGGAATAAGGGTGCTAGGCAGAGAGATGTGGGCATTTGGGGCCCCCATGGGAAGGCTTGGACCTCATTGTTGACAGGTGTCAGAGCTCTGGGAGGGGCGGTGGTGTCCAGTCGAGCAGCCCCTCACCACTTGTGGCTATTGACTACTTGGAATGTGACTGATCCAAATCATGCACCACGGCTATAAAATACACACCAGCTTTCAAAGACTTCGTATGAAAACAAGAAGGTAGAATTTCAAATTAATCATCTTTATATCAATTACTCATTAAAATCTTAATATTTGTGATATACTGGGTGGAATAGAATATGttattgaaattaatattacCCGTTCCTGTTTAGTTTTGAGTGTGGCTTGTAGAAAACTTCAGCTCACATACGCGGCTCGCGTCCTATTTCTGTTGGACGGAGCTGGTCTCTATCTTCGGGGAGACCTCTGATGGTCTACCGAGCCTAAGTTGGAATCTGTGGCCACTTATTTGCCCGGATGTCGCTGCCCCCGTAATTCCTCCAGAGGGAGGGGAGTTGAAGGTCACCCCACTTggcaggctggggcagagggtcCATTCAGAATTCTTTCTGGAAATCCTCAGCCAGTGCGACGGGGGCAGGCATTTTTCCCAAGAGCCCAAAGGACAGGAAAGGCCAGCCCTCCTCTGTCAAGGACCAGGGCAGTGAATGTTCTGGAGCCAAATGATCTAACCAGAAGTCGACTGTGAGTCACACATGCAAACCACAAATGCCAAagtcacatatgtaattttaaaagttttggtaGCCACATTAGAAATAGGGGAAAGAAACATGTGAATcagaatttaataatatattctcaCCCAATATacctgaaatattattttaacatgtaCCAGCATAAAAACTATGAATGAtgtgttttatgttcttttttttttttttttccatacgaAGTCTTCACCCCCCGGGATGTATTTTGCACTCACAGCACCCTAGCAGGAGACGAGTGGCTGCCAAATTGAGAGAGTCTAAGAGTCTACCCCTTAGCAGACCCTCCTGCATCAGGGCGAAGGGAACCCACCAAAATGTCCGCTGCTCAATGAAGTGCTAAGTCAGACACCTTCAGCCACGAAGACAGGCTTGCAGAGTTCTGatggcaaagggaaagagcaCTGTGCAGATATTTAAACAGAGAAAACAGTGGCTGAAAATACACATCATAAATACCAGTCATCATTAGGTGGTGAGGTTGTGGCCTTTTCTCTCGTTCCttatacttttctatttcttacagAGTTCtaataataatttagaaattatgatttaaaatgtttaagcaggggcgcctgggtggctcagtgggttaagcctttgccttcggctcagggtcctgagattaagcctggcatccggctctctgctcagcagggagcctgcttcccttcctctctctctctctgactgcctctcagcctacttgtgatctctctctctctgtcaaataagtaaataaaatctttaaaaaaaaaaaaaaaaagatttcctaaaacaaacaaacaaacaaataaataaataaaacgttcaAGCAATTAGAACGGTCAGCCCTGAACCGTTTCTTGAACGACTATACATACGTCTGGCCCCAAGTACTCCAAGAAGGGGTAACACCTCCAGGGACGTTGGGAGGGGGGTTCATATCTTAtcggggggagggagaggatttTCCTATGAGATATTTGTCCTGGGTGAACTGGGAGCATCACAGAGACAGACCAGCAAGGGCCGTGGGAGGACTCTGGTGCTACATCAGCAACAGAGACAAGTGTCCCTGTCCCTTACTCCTGCCCCTGCCTGGCCAGCACGCGCCTGCATCTCGCTGGCCCAGAGTTACAGGAGGCGCCCTGGtcagggcagagaggcagccgggggtggggggaagcgcTCAGACTCGAAAAACAGGTGATCGCACATTCTTTCCGCGTGCACACACTATGAATCAAATCGTTTCTAACGTGCCTACAGCTGTTCAGTAGGATACACTGGGCTGCCCCAGGTACTCATTTAAAGTCCAGCCCTGCTctactcacatacacacacacacacgcatacacacacacacacacacacacgcacgcacacacactcactcacacacacacacgcacagagcaCCAGAACAGCCAGATGTCTAACTAAGGATATTCACAATATCTCCCTTTCCCGTCTCAGCAGCTGCTTTTCTACAATCCTCGGTGGCATTTCACTTGGGAGAGACGTGGGAGGCATACTTCACACACGTGTGAGGGTCCGGCGTTCACGGTTACGTCTGTCGTTTGTCCCCTGTTCTCGAGATCTCTCTGGAGTGTGGCTGGGGTTGGTGAGACGACATTCCTGCTCCAGAGACTCAATCAGGGCTGAACCCATTTGCCTCAAATTCGTGCTTGCCTAGCGCTGGGGGTTAGCATGTGATGTCCAaggggtacagggtttctttggggggagggggatgacaAGGTTCTAAAGTTGATAGTAGGGATGTTTGCTCAACTCTGAGAAGCCATGGAATTGTACAGTTTAAATGAATGAActatatggtatgtgaattacatctcaataaggctgtttggttttgttttaaggtaATAAGCTCAGACGTGAAATTCACTCCATCCCGAGGATAACAGTGGAGCTTTCTGTCACCTTGGGCACTGCTTTCCCTGTATAAAGAATGGGAAAGGCTCTTTGCTCCTTGCTTATGTAAAGACTCGTGTGTGAACAGaactctcctctgcctctcctcgtGTCTTCCGAAGAAGGCCTCATAGTTCTGCAAAGGCTGACCCCTTTTCACTGACCTTTCTGCTCCTCCCACGCTTCTGGCCGTGTCCGGGATGACCTCGTCTGGGGCATCTGGAGCTTCCTTCTCGGGAATGGAAGTTAAGGTGGATAGGCCAGGCCTGGGGCTGCTTCTGGGACAATACATAGACATAGATGGTAAGAAGGGGATTTCTCTCCACATGTGACTAAAACAGTCCATCTCCCAATTCAAGCTTTAAGGTGCCACTACCCcaaaatgcatagaaaaaaaaaaatcaccttccaGCAGTCAATGGCTTTGGGATGCTCTTGGATCATCGGGGCCTCTCCGTGTAAATAAATCCAGATTCAAAAGCAAAGGGGTCCAGAAAAACCTGTGATTGACTCTGACCTACACCCCTAGAGCGTGGCCAGCTAGTACACACTTCACTCTTTTCAGACAGTTTGAGTGAGATGAACTCAAGAAGGCAGAGCAAACAGGGCTCTGTTTGGGACCAACACACAGCTTCCCACTTCCGCCCAATTCTCTCACCTTTTTCAGAATCTTAGCACATCCAGAAGTTGCAAGCAGGTAAATTTAAACCATTAAGCATAGAAAACCTATCTTTTTAAAGCACCACCCATCTATTTGATTGACTCTTAAAAACTGGGATTCACTTTTGACACTGGCCCCACATCCCCCTGGAAGTTTGTTATTTTCTGTACCTTTCGGCCTGGAGCACTCCCGGAGCCAGGGTTTGGGGTCTCGGGTCCCGATCCTTGTCAGGTTCCGGCGGTGAAGAGACGTGCACCTTCCCGCCCCCAACAGGAGTTGGGGGCTGGGGCCCGGGCTGCTCCTTAGCCGGCAGGTGCCCGGCCGGGCTGGCCCCCGGCAGAGTGGCGGCATCCTCCGAGCCTGGGGCCCCAACAGAGCAGCCTGCGTCCCCGTGAGCAGCACCAGAGAACATCCTTGTTGTACCTGTCTCGGGCAGGTCCCCAGCCACACGTGTCGCGGTCTCAGCTGTGCTCGAAGTGACGTCACCGTCTGCTTCCCCAGCAGCTCCTGCCCCCAAGCCAGGCTCCAGGGGCGTGGCTGTTACTTCTACAGCCTCTGGCTCAGGAGCACCCGGCTCACCCAGGGCACCACCTCCACACCTCTGCTCACTCCCAGGGGCGGCAGGGGTCCCGGATGCACAGACGGCCTCGGCCACAGTTGAAACCCCACTGTGGGGAGAAGATGCTCCCAGGACAGAGGTGAACAATGGCACGTCACTCGGACCCCTTGTGTGAGCACAGCCCCAGGCACCATCCTCCCCGGGTTGACCGTCCTGGGAGTATATTCCAGGAGGAATTCTGCCTTCTGGAACTGAGGCCCCTTCTTGGTGGCTCTGGGGCTCCCCCTGGAAGTCCGCAGCTTTTCCCCCAGGAGTCTCCAGAACGGCGGTGGGCAGGGAAGCACCTGAGGCTCGTTCTCGCGGGACCCCAGCCTGCTGGGAGGGGGCCTGGCCTGCACGCCCCGGCCCGGCCTCCCCAGCCCCATCTGGCTTCTCACCGTCCTGCACCATCGGTGGGACAATGGTCATTTCCTTTCCCACACCGGCACCTGGCAGGCTCGGCTCAGAGGCTGGCGCTGCCGAGCCCGGCAGCCTTTCCGGAGCAGGATCCTGGGGGACCAGAGAGGGGAGCTGAGCCTCTGTAGGCAActcttgcttcttttcctttgtgtCCACCCCGAGTCCAGAAGGAACGGCAAGGAGAGGGGCGATGGCCGCTCCTTGAGCCCCACCGGGAGTCTTCTCTGGGCATGGCCCGGTGAGGTCCTCGCCCTTCAGGCTCCCCTCGGCTCCTGCCTTTTCTCCCGCTGTGCTCTGGGGCCGATCGGTGGTCAGGACTCTGAGCACAGACTTCTCAAAGATCTTGGTGATGTGCTCCCTGAAGTCAGGGAACCCCGTGATCATGCCGATCTGCTTGGAGCTTGCTTCCACACCGCCTGACGCACCTCTCCGTGGATCTTCGGGAGGGTCTACCATCCCCTCTCCACTGCCCTCCGGCTCCCTTGCTGCCCCACCTGCCAACCTCTCCTTGCTGATGGGGTGCACTGGCATCCCGCCAGGCCGGGTGTCTGCACCCGGAGctcttgcctcctcctcctcccctgtcaTCTGCTTACTCTCCATCAGAAGGGGCGCCCTGTCCAGGTAGGGGATGGAGCCCGCGGGTCCCTCAACATTTCCAGCTTTGGGGCTTCCACTGCCCGCTTGCACCACAGAGACCTCCACACTGGCTGCTCCTGGTTGTGAGGGAGAGGTGAGCAAGCCGGCAGAAAGCTTCATGGAGGTGGCTTGTCTCGAGGCCAGAAGGGGCTCTTCAATGGGACGAGGGCCTGCGCCTTTCCCAGCAGCACCATCGATGTGCAGGTAAGGAGTGTCTGGAGCGGCCTCTTCTGGTGGCCCAGGTGGCAAGGGTCTCTTTGGGTCGGGGACAGCCTGGGCTGCAGAAATATCCACCTTGCTCCCGGGCATCCCCCCCACTTCTTCGGCTGGCAGCCAGGCATCCTGGCAGCTGGCTGAGAGCTGCACTGCTCGGCTTGGCTCACTCGGGGCAAAAGTAGAATCTTCCTTCCCAGGGGAGGCGCGCTGCTCAGTGTGGAGGGAGCCGCCACTCAGAGCAACTTCTGTGGGCCCCTCCAGAGCCCGCTGCACCCCCAGCTCCCCTCGCTCAGCATTCCCACCAGTCTCGGCAGCCCCACAGTCCGCACCTTGATCCTTGGCCACTGGGAAACTTCCCAGGAGCTTCGGGGCCTCGGCATCCGAGGCGGTGGGGAGCTCCATTTCCTTCTGCAGGGCCGGCACAGGTTGCTGCCCGCCTCCCTGCGTTTCCCCACACGCCTCTGTGTCTGGGGCATCCTGGCTGGGTGTGACTCTAAGGCTGGCGGGCGCCGGGGCTGGCGGGCCCTGAGCTGCATCCAGGAGGGCGACTGAGTCAGGCCCACAAGGTGGGGTCACCTCTGTGTTCCCACTTGCCTTCTCTGTCTTACCCAACCCCTGGAGCGGGGGCTGAGCGTCAGTGGCTTGAGAAAGTTCTGCATCCCTGAGACATGCTTCTTCATGCCGGCCGCCGGCTTGCGACACACCTGCCCATTCCTGCTGGGGCTTGTTGGGCCCCTGCTGTGCACAGCGACTCTCCTCTCCGCTCAGGTGACCTTCGAGAGGAGAGTCCTTGGAGGCATCTGCAGCAGGTGGCGAGACTCCGGAAGGCAGGCCGCCACGGCACGCTCCCTCCCGCTCATCCTGCCCTGGCTCTGACGACGCCGGTCCTACTGTTGCTGACAGCTCTGGTGCTTCTGTCGCTGCACTCCCCGGAACCACACCCCTGGGAGCCAAACCTGGAGCAGCAGCCAGACCGCCTTCGGGGAGCTCCCCTTGAAGGTCCAGTCCGGAAACTTGTTCCTCTCTGCCATGGATGGACAAGCACACGTCCTCCAGAGGTCCCACAGGGAGGAGGGTTGGAGAAGCATCTGTGTCCAGGTTCTTAAAGCCTCGACTGCCTGCATAAGTCTCTTGCTCATTTTCACACTGCTGGGGCTTCTCCCTGAGCATGTCAGACACGGATGCTTCTGGTTCTGATTGCAATGGCTGGAGAAGGTTCTCAGAAGATACTCGGGGCCCCTCAGAAGCAGCTACTTGTGGCCAGCTGTCACAGGACGGGTTTCCCTGCTGATCTCGCTCCTGGCTGAGCACTGAAAGCCCACCATCCACTGCCAGATTCTCCCCCTCGAGGGGATGTGGCCCATCAGCATGGACTTCCTGACCAGCTGCCTCACGTCCCAGCCCACAAGGTTGGCCTGAGGGTGTCAGCAAGCCCTCCCCGGCACAGCTGCTGGGCCTCCATGCCGACGGGCAGCTCCTCATCTTTGTGTCAGATGGGCTCTCCGCCTCCTGGGCTTTGGGGATGACCTCTGCCGCAGAAGTTAACAGGAAGTCTGATTTCTCCGATTCTAAAGCAGGAAGAGCGTCCATTCTTTCCAATCCCCCCACATCCCGAAGGGGGTCGGGACACTGGGTCTGCAATCCCAGCACCTCCCAGACAGCTTCTTTGGGAAGAATGTGTTCACCAGTTCCATCCGGCCCGGGGGGCAGGGCGAGCTCCTTCTCTGGTCGCTTGGGCAGTGAGCCAGAGGCCTGGACCACATGGGCTTCCCCCATCATCCCACAGGTCACCGAGCTCCTCACTGCATCTGCGGGTGGAGAGCCAGACCTATTGGTGTGCCCGGGACCCTCCCTCCTGGGTGGCTGTGCTGAATCGGTGCTGGGATGCACGTTGCTCTCCACATCAGGGCTTAGCTTCGAAACCTCGTCTTTTTCTACCTCTGGGCTGGGCTTGCAGCCTAAGGCCCCGGGTTGCTCCTCCCATGGCTTCTCAGGATCTCTACCATCAAGTGGCTCTGGGACTTCTTCCTGTCCCCTAGAGTTGGCCCTGGGTAGTCTGCTCTCCTCCTCAGCTATAGCTGGGCTTTCAGGGGCCATGGCTTCATCCTTTGGCCCTAGTGTGCTTCTCGCCTTTTCATCTGATACACTGGTTGGGCCGGGGGGCAGTACTCCTTGTTGGACTTTCTGGTCCCTCACTGAGACCTCTCCACTGTCCTCCTGGGGCAAAGGggcagtgccttctccacagttCCCTCCTAGACCCTCTCCCTCACTTCTGAGATCAGATTTGAGCTTCTCCCGTCCTGCCAACCCTGCATCTGCTAACTTTTTGGCCAGATTCGTAAGAACTGGCATCTCTGCCCCGGAAACCATCTCCTCGGTCAACCAGCTGGATTCTTCTGCAGCGGCAGAGGCCTGAGCAGTTGGTGATGCAGCGGAGCCCGAAGCTGGATGCTTGTCCTCCGTTGGTGCAGGTggggcaggctctgtgctcgtgAGCAAAGCCCCTCGGGGCTGGCTGtctgctgctgcagggttggctGCACCGGGCTCACTTCCTGGGCCCCCTGCCTGCAAGTGACCCCGAGCATCGCAGGCCTCCCCGTTCTCCTTCCCAGAGCCCCTGGCTCCAGGCACCGGAGTGCAGCTCTGTGAATCCCAGGGCGGCTCGACGTGTGCCAGAAGTGCTCCCATTTGCTGCTGGCAGTTTTCCCGGGAACTTGTGTCATCTTCCTGGGCAGCCCCTGCAGGGCTCCTCATGGGATGGCAGGCCCCGGGCAATCCTGAGCCATCAGCAGAAGCCCGAGGTGGCACCTCCCCTTGGCATTTGTCCCTGTCCAAGGCTCTGGGGGCTGGCTCTGGTAGAGTCAGGGTCTCGGGCTTTGTGGGAGACTCCTCTGGACCAGGTGAGCCTGCCTTGCCTGGCTGAGTGGCAGCAGGGGCTTCCAGGGCCTGTGGCACAGAGGCCGGCCCCTGCCTGGCCTCTGCTAGGGGCTGGCCACCTGCAGCCTCATTCCCTTGGGACTTGAAATCACCAGGGTGGCCATCTTCTCCAGGTTGTCCTTTCATCAGCTCTTGATGAGGTGCTGGTGAAACCCCCACGGACCGGTCAGTGCAGCTAGAGGAAGACCATGTGTGCCCAGCACTGGGGACAACAGCACCCACGCTGCACTGAGTAGAACTGCCCCCCTCAGGGACAGATGCTGTTGGGGCCTCCCCACAGGCATCTGGGGACAGTTCCGGCCTGGGGTGTTGAACGAGCGGCCAGTCTTTAGGTTCTGCTACTGGGCTCGCCAAGCAAGAGTCCGGAGAGCCCTCAGCAAAGGGCATGGAGGCAGAAGGGCACTCCTGCTCCCAGGGCACTCGTGAGCAGGCCGGCGGAGAACCTTCCAGGCCCCTGGCCTCCTGGGGGCTTTTGCTTGGCTCAGTCACCTCCCGGGACACGATGCATGGGTCCAGGCTGGCAGTACCCTCAGAAGCAGAGCAGGAGCCTCGGTGC encodes the following:
- the TACC2 gene encoding transforming acidic coiled-coil-containing protein 2 isoform X7, which codes for MGNETSTSGSQQENSNLPDVVLWPPKPQPVQKTSPAQSPGSVQPPGRGQNVKGDPENSGSAGHGDLHSTGHRGSCSASEGTASLDPCIVSREVTEPSKSPQEARGLEGSPPACSRVPWEQECPSASMPFAEGSPDSCLASPVAEPKDWPLVQHPRPELSPDACGEAPTASVPEGGSSTQCSVGAVVPSAGHTWSSSSCTDRSVGVSPAPHQELMKGQPGEDGHPGDFKSQGNEAAGGQPLAEARQGPASVPQALEAPAATQPGKAGSPGPEESPTKPETLTLPEPAPRALDRDKCQGEVPPRASADGSGLPGACHPMRSPAGAAQEDDTSSRENCQQQMGALLAHVEPPWDSQSCTPVPGARGSGKENGEACDARGHLQAGGPGSEPGAANPAAADSQPRGALLTSTEPAPPAPTEDKHPASGSAASPTAQASAAAEESSWLTEEMVSGAEMPVLTNLAKKLADAGLAGREKLKSDLRSEGEGLGGNCGEGTAPLPQEDSGEVSVRDQKVQQGVLPPGPTSVSDEKARSTLGPKDEAMAPESPAIAEEESRLPRANSRGQEEVPEPLDGRDPEKPWEEQPGALGCKPSPEVEKDEVSKLSPDVESNVHPSTDSAQPPRREGPGHTNRSGSPPADAVRSSVTCGMMGEAHVVQASGSLPKRPEKELALPPGPDGTGEHILPKEAVWEVLGLQTQCPDPLRDVGGLERMDALPALESEKSDFLLTSAAEVIPKAQEAESPSDTKMRSCPSAWRPSSCAGEGLLTPSGQPCGLGREAAGQEVHADGPHPLEGENLAVDGGLSVLSQERDQQGNPSCDSWPQVAASEGPRVSSENLLQPLQSEPEASVSDMLREKPQQCENEQETYAGSRGFKNLDTDASPTLLPVGPLEDVCLSIHGREEQVSGLDLQGELPEGGLAAAPGLAPRGVVPGSAATEAPELSATVGPASSEPGQDEREGACRGGLPSGVSPPAADASKDSPLEGHLSGEESRCAQQGPNKPQQEWAGVSQAGGRHEEACLRDAELSQATDAQPPLQGLGKTEKASGNTEVTPPCGPDSVALLDAAQGPPAPAPASLRVTPSQDAPDTEACGETQGGGQQPVPALQKEMELPTASDAEAPKLLGSFPVAKDQGADCGAAETGGNAERGELGVQRALEGPTEVALSGGSLHTEQRASPGKEDSTFAPSEPSRAVQLSASCQDAWLPAEEVGGMPGSKVDISAAQAVPDPKRPLPPGPPEEAAPDTPYLHIDGAAGKGAGPRPIEEPLLASRQATSMKLSAGLLTSPSQPGAASVEVSVVQAGSGSPKAGNVEGPAGSIPYLDRAPLLMESKQMTGEEEEARAPGADTRPGGMPVHPISKERLAGGAAREPEGSGEGMVDPPEDPRRGASGGVEASSKQIGMITGFPDFREHITKIFEKSVLRVLTTDRPQSTAGEKAGAEGSLKGEDLTGPCPEKTPGGAQGAAIAPLLAVPSGLGVDTKEKKQELPTEAQLPSLVPQDPAPERLPGSAAPASEPSLPGAGVGKEMTIVPPMVQDGEKPDGAGEAGPGRAGQAPSQQAGVPRERASGASLPTAVLETPGGKAADFQGEPQSHQEGASVPEGRIPPGIYSQDGQPGEDGAWGCAHTRGPSDVPLFTSVLGASSPHSGVSTVAEAVCASGTPAAPGSEQRCGGGALGEPGAPEPEAVEVTATPLEPGLGAGAAGEADGDVTSSTAETATRVAGDLPETGTTRMFSGAAHGDAGCSVGAPGSEDAATLPGASPAGHLPAKEQPGPQPPTPVGGGKVHVSSPPEPDKDRDPRPQTLAPGVLQAERSSPRPGLSTLTSIPEKEAPDAPDEVIPDTARSVGGAERSHVADDVIQPAALEDLENPLLAASSHHRDALSRVSRDVTAQRSSDSEEAFETPESTTPVKAPPAPPPPPPEVTPEPEVSAQPPLEEPGNQGCGSEPASVPDGPRSSSVEGSPFRPPSHSFSAVFDEDKPIASSGTYNLDFDSIELVDDFQTLEPRCSDSKSQECKVNTRRKSTDSVPVSKSTLSRSLSLQASDFDGASCSGNPEAVALAPDAYSTGSSSASSTLKRTKKPRPPSLKKKQTTKKPTETPPVKETQQEPVEENTVPSEENQALETKPELAKTEGSVPALLEETPLEPTAVPKAACPLDPEGAEGAVPPSSGSGRVQNSPPVGRKTLPLATAPEAVEVTPSDSGGQEDSPVKGLSVRLEFDYSEDKGSWDSQQENPPPTKKLGKKPVAKMPLRRPKMKKTPEKLDNTPASPTRSPDEPNDIPIAKGTYTFDIDKWDDPNFNPFSSTSKMQESPTLPQQSYNFDPDACDESIDPFKTSSKTPSSPSKSPASFEIPASAIEANGADGDGLNKPAKKKKTPLKTDTFRVKRSPKRSPLSDPPSQDSTPAATPETPVISAVVHATDEEKLAVTNQKWTCVTVDLEADKQDYPQPSDLSTFVNDTKFSSPTEELDYRNSYEIEYMEKIGSSLPQDDDAPKKQALYLMFDTSQESPVKSPPVRTSESPTPCSGSSFEETEALVNAGAKIQHPVPRGLAPNQEPHLQVPEKSSQKELEAMTLGTASDAIEIREAAHPTDVSISKTALYSRIGTSEVEKPAGLLFQQPDLDSALRIARAEIITKEREVSEWKDKYEESRREVMEMRKIVAEYEKTIAQMIEDEQREKSVSHQTVQQLVLEKEQALSDLNSVEKSLADLFRRYEKMKEVLEGFRKNEEVLKKCAQEYLSRVKKEEQRYQALKVHAEEKLDRANAEIAQVRGKAQQEQAAYQASLRKEQLRVDALERTLEQKRVTINTDMSPSSRQRTRPGRAVSRGRHVARPRRRGNRVAPALRFLNCSSPWGPQADGRASRGAVGGGKRSSFPRTAPASHTPQEKCFLSQFQRPEVPDQSAFGVCTRGSPLPHSPPPPPFPPPLAEALR